CAGAACGGCTACTACCACCGATTGTCGAATCTGTGGCCTTTCGTTTGTCTCCGTATGTTTCCCCGTCGTCACCTGTGTAACGGCCGCCGTCAATCTGACTAAGCTGCAACGACATCCCTGTTGTTGTTGCCTGCAAGTCGTGTCCACGAGTGTCTCGAACCGTGACAGCCAGGCTCCCGTTGACCTTGTTAGCCCAGTGCTGTCGTGCTGGTGGCGATATCATGTCCCCGATCCGGGTTTCCGTTTCACTGTTGGCCACGGATGATCTTCGTGTGTCGTACGCACGTGGTTTCACGAGCTGAGAATTCCGCTTGAGGAGCTGGACGCTTAGAGGCCTGCTGTCTGGCGTACTTGCAACATCGAAAGTCACCTCGCTCACACCCTGTATTCCACTTTCACACGCACCCCTGACCCAAGTTGATTCCGAACGGGCCAAATCCATAATGCACATTTCGTCGCCTACAGCGGAATCTGATGCTATTTGAGGGGCCACAAGAAACGACGCACAGTCGCCACCGTTGTCATACTTCGACACGCTCAATGTCCTAGAAAGGCTGTCTTCTGACCCTTGTCGACTGTGTCTACAACAGAGGGGAGGCACGAGTAGCTCACCATCGCTGTTTGCCCGGGTAATTGTATACGATTGGTCAACTGCTGGTGGGCGCCTGCAGTTAGTTAGCGTCTGCAAATCTCCGTCTGCTCTACAGTGAGGGCTGGTGTGCGTCACTGCACCGGAACGCAGGCACCCGAGCACGTCTGCTCCTGCAGCGACCTCTTCCGCGGCAAGCTCCGCAGTATTCCTGGggtgcttttcttctgcccgAAACTCCTCTCCGGGTGTgccgcctttcttccctAGAAGCCAGTTTGCCTGCAGCCTCATCACGGCGATCAATGCAGCGGCATTATCTATTGCTACACTGCAGTCATCCGACTCTTCGCCAGGTCCGCGGGAACCCACCCCGAACGGCTTCGTCGAGTTTATGCCGATGACAGCCTCTGTTGACCGTTGAAGCATTTCGGCTACCTTCTGAGAATACAATAGCGCATCCATCCCTGAGTCACTTGCGGAACTCCGAATAACACTAGCCAAGTTCTGTAATCCGGCAAAACTAacgggtgtctccgcagtGTGATAACCCGTTTGGCGCTGTCCGTCACACAGTTCACGAATGTCCTCCCATGACACACCTGCGAATGCTGCTGACATTGCGGACTTTGTCGGTAATTGGCTCCTCTGATAGGTCGTCGGCCCTCCTTGGGCAAAGGAAAAAACCGCTTCATCCGAACAGGGGAAATGGACTTGCATGTTCTCGATATTCTTGCTGGGAAATACAGAGCTGGCCACATGTTGGCAATCTTTCTTCGATAACCCTCCGTTGCTTCCGCGTCGTACAGCCGCTTTACTCTGGCCTCCACCGCCACATTTCGATGTCTCGCTTGATCTGCCCTTTCCAGAGACGCACTTTTGCCCGGAAGTGTTCAACTGAACCACAGTTATGCCGGGGTAGAAAACCTGGACTGgaaggaacgcatgcacaggaaCGCGATAAGTTATTTCACCACTTGACTAACTAACAGCATTGTATCAGTGTGGGCTTCTCCTGCCTGATGGCTTACCGTCAACTCCTTTAACCACGCCTAGCCTCAGCTTCGGGGGTTTCCGTCTTTCTTTCGTACCGTGTGCCTTCCAGCAGTAGTATACGGCGCACCGGGAAGTTTCGTGATCGTCGCATTCTTCGGTCTGCACACAGAGCAGCCAGAAACAAGTTGCCTCTTGGAAGGTTAACAGTGACACATTGACGCGGGTTCTCCCTGCAGTGAGTTAAGTAGAACAATGTGCCAGCTTACCTTATATAGCAAAGGGTGGTACACGATCTCATCTCGACTGTGCGCAAACGGACAGTTCTGACCACGATGGCACAGGACCGCTGTGATGTTTCCATTGGACACCACGAGGTTGCTACACGCAACTGGCAAGTAGCGCAGCAGCGCCCCCGTACACTGGTGGCGATCATCAGATGAATTTCGTTGCTGATGAGCTaccacagagaaaaacggcgGCCGCCGGGTCCAAACTGAGCTGTGGCAGTACTGGCAGCGGCTGGAGGCACCACAAAACGGCACACCAGGTCAAGTCACATGCTCAGGAGTGGGGGCTTGCATATTTCAAATGGTGCCGTCCCTGGAGTGTCTAGAAGCACTAGACCGCTAAGAAAGAGTTCCCGCTTACTCTAGGCCGAAGCTGCACGAGCCCTgggcgagacggagacatgCCTTTGTTCGGAAGCGCAGCAGGTCATCCTCGGTAAGCAAAGGGGGGCACGCCATAGTGCACGAAGATTGTTGGAGCTGCA
This genomic interval from Toxoplasma gondii ME49 chromosome VIIb, whole genome shotgun sequence contains the following:
- a CDS encoding hypothetical protein (encoded by transcript TGME49_262970); amino-acid sequence: MACPPLLTEDDLLRFRTKACLRLAQGSCSFGLDRCQYCHSSVWTRRPPFFSVVAHQQRNSSDDRHQCTGALLRYLPVACSNLVVSNGNITAVLCHRGQNCPFAHSRDEIVYHPLLYKTEECDDHETSRCAVYYCWKAHGTKERRKPPKLRLGVVKGVDVQVFYPGITVVQLNTSGQKCVSGKGRSSETSKCGGGGQSKAAVRRGSNGGLSKKDCQHVASSVFPSKNIENMQVHFPCSDEAVFSFAQGGPTTYQRSQLPTKSAMSAAFAGVSWEDIRELCDGQRQTGYHTAETPVSFAGLQNLASVIRSSASDSGMDALLYSQKVAEMLQRSTEAVIGINSTKPFGVGSRGPGEESDDCSVAIDNAAALIAVMRLQANWLLGKKGGTPGEEFRAEEKHPRNTAELAAEEVAAGADVLGCLRSGAVTHTSPHCRADGDLQTLTNCRRPPAVDQSYTITRANSDGELLVPPLCCRHSRQGSEDSLSRTLSVSKYDNGGDCASFLVAPQIASDSAVGDEMCIMDLARSESTWVRGACESGIQGVSEVTFDVASTPDSRPLSVQLLKRNSQLVKPRAYDTRRSSVANSETETRIGDMISPPARQHWANKVNGSLAVTVRDTRGHDLQATTTGMSLQLSQIDGGRYTGDDGETYGDKRKATDSTIGGSSRSASGEKLATGDEIWGRPDVVDVGVHISGIRSASTVVGQQETSHRGLITQRQVGNNTATKQAKQDVNALELMKDGNADELKNDFLMAVTKELLKLVLGGEPQNVVSSEAPNQKWCSNGILTETQTHALRSERPGEQPSLTPGLLKVSNGVADDKLSWSPTIKKRVDTHPAISSESDNPLWW